The following proteins are encoded in a genomic region of Nicotiana sylvestris chromosome 4, ASM39365v2, whole genome shotgun sequence:
- the LOC104225051 gene encoding transcription elongation factor SPT4 homolog 2-like isoform X3, with product MGSQQAAQIPTSFGHELKACLRCCLVKTLGNQDVRTVPFSRWKKIMSVLWSALLLILLARYVSGCYALLVSDELPDDLQNLCKDQNIPYAPPKRI from the exons ATGGGAAGCCAACAAGCAGCACAAATTCCCACCAGCTTTGGCCATGAACTAAAGGCTTGTCTCCGTTGCTGCCTTGTCAAAAC tttAGGGAATCAGGATGTGAGAACTGTCCCTTTTTCCAGATGGAAGAAGATCATGAGCGTGTTATGGAGTGCACTACTTCTAATTTTACTGG CACGGTATGTCTCTGGTTGTTACGCGCTTTTAGTGTCTGATGAGCTTCCGGACGATTTGCAG AATCTTTGTAAAGATCAAAATATCCCATATGCTCCTCCAAAACGCATCTGA
- the LOC104225051 gene encoding transcription elongation factor SPT4 homolog 1-like isoform X2 yields the protein MYSSIKTEELTSRETIPGYLYHQAKLPSLQSILGNQDVRTVPFSRWKKIMSVLWSALLLILLARYVSGCYALLVSDELPDDLQNLCKDQNIPYAPPKRI from the exons ATGTACAGCTCAATAAAAACAGAAGAGTTGACTTCAAGAGAAACTATCCCAGGCTACCTATATCATCAAGCAAAACTTCCTTCTTTACAATCAAT tttAGGGAATCAGGATGTGAGAACTGTCCCTTTTTCCAGATGGAAGAAGATCATGAGCGTGTTATGGAGTGCACTACTTCTAATTTTACTGG CACGGTATGTCTCTGGTTGTTACGCGCTTTTAGTGTCTGATGAGCTTCCGGACGATTTGCAG AATCTTTGTAAAGATCAAAATATCCCATATGCTCCTCCAAAACGCATCTGA
- the LOC104225051 gene encoding transcription elongation factor SPT4 homolog 2-like isoform X1: MGSQQAAQIPTSFGHELKACLRCCLVKTYDQFRESGCENCPFFQMEEDHERVMECTTSNFTGLISVMDPTRSWAARWLRIARYVSGCYALLVSDELPDDLQNLCKDQNIPYAPPKRI, encoded by the exons ATGGGAAGCCAACAAGCAGCACAAATTCCCACCAGCTTTGGCCATGAACTAAAGGCTTGTCTCCGTTGCTGCCTTGTCAAAACGTACGACCAg tttAGGGAATCAGGATGTGAGAACTGTCCCTTTTTCCAGATGGAAGAAGATCATGAGCGTGTTATGGAGTGCACTACTTCTAATTTTACTGG TTTGATCTCAGTCATGGATCCAACTAGGAGCTGGGCAGCCCGGTGGCTTCGAATTG CACGGTATGTCTCTGGTTGTTACGCGCTTTTAGTGTCTGATGAGCTTCCGGACGATTTGCAG AATCTTTGTAAAGATCAAAATATCCCATATGCTCCTCCAAAACGCATCTGA